The sequence TGGCGAAGGCAGGTTATAGGGTGTAGGGGCATGTGCACCctcaattatattaaaatttaaaattttgtatgtaAAGCATAAGAAACAGTCGTCATATTTAAAACGTGAGCAGCCTTCTAGGTATAATCCAAATAGACAAACACTGTAAAAAACTTTTTTACCACAGTGTTATTTGTTTCTCGCTTGTTAGAAAAAAAACTGTCTCCAGATATCCCCTCAGTCGGTTGCTCTCCTAGATTTCTCCTTCAAGATTCGCGGATCTATGGAGAAAAGATGATTTGAGGCTCTCGTTCGGGTCTTCTCCTCGGTATGATTCTCTCAACACCAAAGCATGGCTGCTCTTCTAGTCATCTGATTTCAGAGCTTTCGGCTCTCTTGTTCTTCAACGGTCCAAAAGAGGTCGAATGATGCTGCGCCCTGCCTTTTCCTTGCTTTGAAGCCGAATTTGTTTGAGTGGTCGGCTTGTGTTAAGGAACCAGAGTTGAGTGCCATAAACCTCTGGCTTGCTTCTGCCACCGTCACTCCACGCTTTAACTGTTGGTTTCTTTTCATCTGATAGGGTTTTGAGGGAACCGTCACGTTACTTTTGGAGTTGTTCCGCGTCTGGAGTAGACCTCACCTTATGTTATCCGGACCAGGACTTAGTCAAACCTGCTTTGCCTTGATTCCTTTCGAAGTCGCCTTCTGGATAAGCTTTGGTTCCTATCCGGCTGATTTACTCTAATGTGTGATGATCTTGCTGCAGATACCCGCAAGAAACCATTTTGTGGAAACCATTTTTCATCcaatcaaaattttggtttttgattttgtttttgtaaaaactaTTTGAGTTGCCAATCAAGATTTTCAATACAtagattccctaaaatttagggaaactagtttttgaaaagtttaaccaatttatgaaaaaaaccaaaaaccaacttttgggagcttttatgaagaaaaacgaattttgattttattttgtagaaactactatattttaattaataaataatattttcataaaaataaaattatcataaaatattttatatattagatattatttaaacaataatgtgaaatattttaatttgtgtttCATATCTgtaaatcaatttatatattttataaataatattatttaattttaaaacttagcTATTAGTTTCTATAAACAAacaattgaattattttaataattattagtcacattaaaaataacaaatattataaaaacataatatgttttattaatacaatatattgtataatcctgaaatataaaaattgccattcaactttaagaaaatataaataatttatataagaaaatttatttttgtataatttataatatttatataagagaAACTATTTATtcaagtttttaaaattaaaatattttatataagaaaattttctaagtagtttcaaaatttaatttttttaattttgtgtaatttatatatattttatgatttatattttatataatatataatatattttcataaaaatataataattaaaatatcttattgtattttattttaaaataataatcacaatattttgataagttttaattgtaaaatctaaatacttatggctattttgttgtattattttaaagtaatctattaactaatttttgaaaataaaaaaatactgcaaaaccaagaaccaaaatcaaaatctaaaaaccaaaaactaaaaaccaaaagctgaaaaccaaaaaccaaaatctaaaaaccaaaaactaaaatctaaaaaccaaaaactaaaactaaaaactactgaaacaatcatcacctaagTTTCAAAATCCTGgatggtttttagattttagattttagtttttggtttttggcttttggttcttagtttttggattttgatttttttagtttttggattttggttttttgaAGAAACACGAATGgcagattttagtttttgattattttttaatttaagaaaatattttattttaattttgattttactGTTGTTTTAGTTTTCACATTAGTTTGGATGATGATTTtcagttttaattttaatatattttatttattacttttttgaagttgaaataaaaaataataacaaaaatcaaaatttaattaaaacaaaaagtagcttctgaattttatttttttctttagagTTTTTGTTTTCCTAAAATTTGATTActgatttatttttgttttctattatttttaaatttttaacttataactaaaatattttcccTTACGAAACATACAATTACTAAGAGAATATATCACatctttaaacaaaataatactaATAGATTATTAACAAAACATGCAAATTTTACATAAAgtaaacttaaataattaatttagttttcatgacaaatttaaaatatttttctgaatataaattattttttattatatatgttaaaaatattatgtttactAAAAATTATTTGCTTATAGtagtttccatttttttttatgaaacaaatattttttgaacTTCTTTTAGTTACATGTACGAGAACTTTGTTCTTGtatataaatttcatttttttaaatgctgattaagaaaatgaaattattttataaaaaagttaaaagatgAAAATCTAACGTGATGTTTGTTGTAGAAACTTGGAAAAGGTGGTTTTAGCTTTTCTTAAGAAAATAACAATTTGTTTCAAAAACCAGTTTCCCTAAATTATAGGGAATCCATTTCTCCAAAAATTTGATTGGCTAAAAAGtggttttttttaaaacaaaaactaaaaactaccgCAGAATCTGCAAACAATCATTGGTTTTCTGAAATCATGTTCTAGCTAAGGCTTCAACAGTTCTTTAGGTGATGATTAAACATTCTTAGTCTTTGAAAGTCTTTTTAATTTCTTTGGGTGGGGGGGCTTTCTAAGACCTTTGCTTTGATTACCTATCCTAGATGCATTAGAATTTGATCTCTCAaactatatttatatttcattGTATCATTATCTTGAGAACTACTTATTGCAATAGAAATGATAGGTTTTATTACTTGTAGTGCGTATGGTGAGTTTAAAATGGTCTATTACGTTAGAGAAGCTTTTCAAAATTTGTATAAATGCTATACAGACCATTTCAATAGTGTTTTGACCCACAGATTCACAGACCCTCCCCACCAACTCAATGATACGACCACTTTTCACCTAGTCCCACGATTCATAAAAATGTTTCTATCGATTCTATCCTTGATAAGGCTTTGGTTAGGAACAGTGAAGACATGGTTGTTCATGAGTTGTCTTGTAATGTGAATATCTTTCTGCTCAGTGAGAGAAATACTAAGGAATCACTGAAGactttttttcaattgatatGAGCAtgcatcttttttttcttagtgAGAGAAAATTAACAAATTATTGAAGACTTGTATATTTTTCTGTAATATATATCTGCTTCTGCTTAGCgagaaaaacattaaataattattggagatttttttttcaatggaTATCATCAGTTATCTTGATAATCTGAGTGATTATTTATTGCATGACATGTGGCTTTGGGAAGATAATGGTGTATCTTAAATAAGCATTCTACATCGACATGCAATTACATGTCACCTAACTCTATATTTATGGTTTATGGCCACATTTCTTGATTACTGGTTTgtctgataatatttttttgcgAAATGCTCGTTGCATTCTTCCTCTATGGCCTTAAGGAAAAAATACTCTTTATGATTtgatataaaaaacaaaaatttttatTCAAAACGATAAAATATTCAAGGACAATATGGTACAAATACAATATTGCCTGATAATAATAATAGCATAACTGATTTAAAGGCGAAAACCTTTAATcattacaatataaaaattcAGAAATGCAAACGCAAAAACTTCAGTCCAAACCAAACCTCGTTGGCCAACCATTGTTGATTCTATGACCAGAAAGATCGGTGGcggcggcggtggtggtggtggtggtggtggtggtggaaggCATCTGACTGGTGACTAGTAGTTGGTGATAGCCATTATTGTTGTCACCCATGGAAGCAACTCTTGCAGGCTCTTCAACATCACTCATCTGCTGAGGTTGTCCCATCAAAAGACTCATGAACGATTGGTTTGAATTTGGATACTGATTCGAACTCTGTCCCTGATCATGATTCAAACCTGTGTACTTATCCTGGCTCGAACCATAGAACATAGGCTGAGTCTGGTCATCAAAGTTAGCAGGACCTTGGTATTGAAACGGTTCTTGATGATTCATATCCATACCCTGACTCGAACCATAAAACATAGGCTGAGTCTGATCATAAAAGTTAGTAGGAGTTTGATATTGAAATGGTTcttgatgatgaacatgatcATTAAAACCTCCAAGAGCCTGCTCATTCACACTCATATCCATACCATCATATTGACGCATAtgatcataagcttcagtagGGTTACTTACCAAACCCTCAGTTTCGACAACAAAAGGGTTCGCATCACCAACAACAGGACCAGATGCATCTGTAGCAGCGACATTAGGTGGAACTGGCTCACCATTCGCCTCGAGGAACTCAATCCTGTGACTGATATTTTTGACATAATCACCAATGAAAAGATTCAGGTCTCTCATAAAACTTGGATCACCATACTGATCCGGCATCAGCGTCTTCCCCTTGAGAAGATCGAACATAACCTCTGTAAGCTCAATCTCCCTATTCTCTGTGTGTAGCCTCATCACCCTATCTTGTCCTTTCTGGATCCTCTCCTCCAGATGCCTCTCCTGGTCGTACATCCTCTTGCACCGTTCCTCCGGCAGAACACCCATAAACGCTGAGTGCACTGCTTCAGCGCCTTCCTTTGACGGCCAAAACTCCGGCGGCTCCGTACTGTCGCAGCTGTTGATAACCGCACAAACTTTGACACCGTAGAGAGTCGACAGCTCGTTGGCTTTTTTGAGTAAACCTTTCTTCCTCTTCCTGAAAGTTTGGTTCATTGCAGCGCTATTAGTCATGGGCTCTATTTTTATCCTTCCCTTTGGCATTATTTTGTGTTGGTGAATGATAGAGATATGTTGGCACTTGATAATGCTCTTGTTTATATAGTGTAATGAGGCTGGTATTACGTATGCAGATCTTATCACTTTCTTTTGGATCATTAATGCTAAATTGcagtaaatataattataatagttacaCAAAGAATATATATACTCATTAACAGTTGTCGGGAAATCATTGGATGAGGCAGATAATAATCATGtaattttagatattatttgTATAACTCAAGATATGTTTCCCAAGTTGAAGCAATTAAACCAACCAATAAAAAACAGTAAACTTCAATGCAAATTTAGAAGAAAATGTTGCCAGCTAATGCTGCGTAGATAGTAGGACTAAAATTACAGAGATATATCCAAAGGAAAATTCATACAATTCTAATAATACTACTAAACATGCTTATTTTctgaattaaagaaaaaaaacttattatattatttaaaccaaaattataaatttgagaCTCACTAAATTATTATAGCTTGTGTAATCCTccctctattttttttaaaagtcgttttagagaaaaaatttatgttccaaattaaatgacgttttcggttttctatgtaaaatttattaacacttaatgttatatgaccagtgataatataccttctatttttttattggttgatttgtggttatgtaaataattaatgatgtttttgtttagaaaatataaaaaattaatgattttttaatctatgtggACAATTcaaaaacgacttatattaaaaaacggaaggAGTACAAGATAAATCGAATCTTTATAAGAAACCAGAAATGGCTAACCACGTCtttaattttggtttggaaAATCCGCAAAAAGTCTTAAAGAATATAGGAAACCGGAAATGACATGTTCTTTCAGAAACTTCTGATACTTCAATTCttgatattatttttccatCATTCAAGAGCAGAATACGTTGGGACGGATGGCGGCTTCATGCGTGCATTCTGTTGTGATGGGAGCTCTGTTCTCAGATAATAGACGCTCTCAACGGCTAGGCGCCACTCTCTTTCTGAGTTATTCCAGCTTCTTCATGATTTCGTGCCGCggtgaacaaacaaaaaaagagggCCGTCTCAGCGGAAGGAGAAGGACCTGCAACGGCAGAGACTACTGACCCTCTTCTTGTTCACAATGTTGAAAtacaaagaaataaaaacaaaggatTGGGGTTTAGCTTCTTCTgggtttattaattatataagtaacaAAATTCCTTCGCTACTCACGATGGAgtgtattttgattttattgGATGAAAGGtagtttgttcaaaaaaaaaagtaacaaaatcaaataaaattatatgaatgataaaaGATCATATGTAAGATCTCATAAAGTTTTAGTTGAGGATTATAGAACTTTGGTTTAGAAACTTTGAGTTTGTATTAGGTTTGGTTGTTATTTATTATGTTGAAGATACCTTTTATTATATAAGTTGCACTTATTAAACTAATTAGTGAATTTAGGCTAATCCGTccgttaatattttttaacactAGACTAGTTTGAGATTTCTGagtgttttatgttttaaattttgttattttcccTCTTTCCTCGTCATCTTCACTTGTCATAATGTAGCTGTagacaaataatatttttattcatttaataaCTGATCATCTTTTTATTGAGATTGTTTATTTAGTACATTGTAGATAGAAGAACCTCCTTATCTATGGGGTAAGTAGGAAGAGTGAGAGATATAGAGATGATCTTGATGGTGGAAAGTGTTTCATGCATCAGCGAGCCTCTTCTTCTGACTCTGGGAAGAGAGGCTTGAGCGGAGGAAATCTTGTTTCGCAGAATTCTTGACAGTCCCGTTAATGAATCTCTGGTACCATTTGCCAGATTCTTTGAGGTTTCAGTCGTCGAGATCTTAATATGAGAATGGGGAAGCATTCATAAAACATAAAGTACTGAGGTTTAccttcttttggttttcttgattatataagaaccaaaataaaataaaatcatttgaaTGATAGGAAAATCATATGTAAAATACTATTAAGTTTCAGTTGAGGATGATAGAACTTTGGTGTAGCtagatttgagtttgtataAGGTTTGGTCATTGTTTATTATGTTGAAAATCTATTCTAGTATATAAAGTTGAACTTATTAAGTTAATTTAAGCTGATCGGTttgatgtttatatatttattacacaAAACTAGTTTGCGGTTTGgggtaattatttatttattttctatgtgTGTCTAAGTGACGTTTTTGGTttaaattgtgttatttcactctctctctcgatcATCTTGACAAAATGTTGTTGTAgacaatttttttattcattagtAACTGATCATCTTTTTATTGAGAATATTTATTTAGTACATTATTGTAGGTAGAAGAAGCTCCTTATCTTTGGAGCAACTAGAAAGAGTGAGAGACATGGAGATGATCTTGACCGGGGGGAAAAGTGTTTCATGCATCAGCGAACCTCTTCTTCTGACTCTGGGAAGAGAGGCTTGAGCGGAGGAAATCTTGTTTCACAGCGTTCTTGACGGTCCCGTTGATGAATCTCTGGTACCATTTGCCAGATTCTTTGAGGTTTCTATCGTCAAGATCTTCCCAATTAACGTAACTGAGTCCAAATCTGACGGTGAAACCTTTACAGAATTCATAATTATCTCCAAGAGCCCATGCAAAGTATCCTCTCACGTTGACACCCTTCTCCCTGAAAACAAgaagaatcatatatataaatgttaccAAGAAAGAAGTAACATCTGTAGAAAATCATTTATAGTAGCATCCACTCACTTGATCACCTTGCGGAGAAAACATAGATGGCTGCATAGATAATCGATTCGCTTGTAGTCGGCAATAGCTTGCTCACGGTTTTCTGAACTGGGGGTACTAAATCCTAATTAAACCGACATAACATGAAAAAGTACACAATATTTGAAAGTCAGTTTCTTGGATTTATTTCGAAATACACAAATTATAGTAGATGTTATAGATGAAAATATATGCATGTAGAACTCACCATTTTCGGTGACATAGATTAAAGGGTCGCCGTATTTGGTTTTGAAGTAGTCCATAACGTAATAAATGCCTTTTGGGTAGTAATAGCTGTTGCCGTTTACTTTGTCTTCAACAAACTGAGAAACGGGAGTTAAGCGTATACATATCAATCAAGAAAACCTAATTAGTGGTGCTtatattgaaaattgaaaaaataaaatgaattagAAATCATAGGGGTGGATCATTCATATTATACCAGTGGACCAAGAAATTCACCACGTGAATTATCATCTGTAACCACAAGAATGAAATAACTGATGGTCACTCACAAAAAGGagataaaacatttatatatatcaaaaggttgtaaCTAAGTGGTAATAGAAAAGTACATGTGAGCTTTACGCCAGCGTCCATCATGGCAGTGTGTGTCTCTGAAGGATATGGGTTAGGTTTTGGCTGGGCGTATTGGGTGACGTAATAGTTTAGACCAAGAAAATCATATGAACCAGCAACGAGTTCTGCTTCTTCCTCGGTGAAGTTGGGAAGCCTACTACCCACAATCTGCCTCATGATGTCTGGGTATCTACCCTTTGTTAGCGGCTCCATGTACCTGATCCATGTATATCTTTtcattatacatatatacaatTTATACTGATACATTTTtggtaatataaatatatatatatataccatccATGGAAGAATTGGTTCATCCTCTCAGCTGCTTCTATGGAGGCAGGATCAGACTCATCAAATGGAAGAAACCATCTTGTAATCATTACAGGTCCAATCTTCCCTTTTTGGAACTGTTGGTCACGTGATATTTGACTAAGTTAGAATCAGATATCTTAGATTACATTACACCATCTTTACACATATTGAGACAACTCACCTTGTATTTGGTCCTGTAAAGATCGACGACCGTGGCATGAGCAAGAAGCTGGTTATGTGCAACGATGTAGGGTTCTGTTGAAGAATTTCCACCGTAACACCTGTGCTTGGTATCAACCATAGGAGAACATCGACCTGGTGCATCTGTTCCGATAGCATAGCCTCTTGTAGGCACTGTGTATAGCTGGTTGATCGTGATCCAGTGCTTTACCTTTCCACCAAATTCTTTGAAACATAGATCCGCGTAGTCTTTGAAATCTTGTCTGTGCATATTAATATAGAATCATTTCATTAATGCATGTAACTAAACcaaatctttttcttcttttattaataatataagaAGCATGGCACAAATATAAACATACATGATCTGGCGGTCTAAGAAACCTTCATACTCATCTTGGAGTGTTTGAGGAAGGTCCCAGTGAAAGAGGGTAACGAAAGGCGTTATATTCTTTTCGAGGAGTGCATCTATGAGTTTGTGGTAGTAATCAAGACCTCCTTGGTTCACTCCCCTACTCACCTTTCCTTCTgctcatgtatatatatgtcgTACATTAATTAGTACTTTTTCAAATAAATGATCCCATTAAAATTCAAACGAATCGATAACATGCACATACTTGGAATGATTCTTGACCACGCAAAGGAGAACCTGTAGCCAGTAGCATTGAGTTCGCCCATCACGTCTACATCTTTCTGCATTttacatattaattttaatctcATGTCAATCCACACTGTagttttatacatatatagttCAGTCATGAGTATCAATGTACTGAGAAATTAACCTGCCATCTCGTATATGACTCACAAGTAGTGTCTCCATTCTTCAAGTCTGACCCAGCTTTCTCTGATATTAATTACAAATACATTAATATGACTATATGAGTATATGTAACCAACATTCGTCTCACATATAAATATAGATGTCGCTGTGCAAATGACATACCTGGGTATCGGTGACTGAAGCCATCCCAAACGTTAACACCACGACCTCTCCCTCCTTCAATCTGAAATGAATAGAAACAACCATGCAAAGTTGCATTTtagtgttttaaattttatttcaaaattatggtGTGACAACATTTGCTACATGCCTGGTAAGCAGAAGATGCAACACCGAAGATGAAATCTTTTCCGAAGTTCTTACTGCTTAAAATATCAGTGTTACTACATGTGAATGGGTTGTTCTCTTCGCAAGTAATTTCTTCATCAGCTTTGCAACTCGCAGCAGCTAATAGAAAAACTAAAGCGAGTCCATGAAGAAGCTTCATGTTTAATCTGTTGATGtatgtgttgtgttgtgtggAACCTTGTGCCCATTAGGGTTTATATAGCCTTTCCAAAAGAAGAGTGACACCACTATTTTTTTGTCTTAGTATCTTGATATTTTGGGGAGGTGCAGGTGGGATCATGAGTCCCGTGGGTTCACTTAATTACTTTAGCTCAGTGTTCACCgatttttgtaatatttgtGATATGATTGTTATGTTCCCACTTTATAGTCTTTCATTATCTATTGCAAATATTATTCTTTTGTTAGAtagcacatatatatatttgtgttcCTTAACCGGAACACGAATTGACACATCTTCAAATTCATCCGTCAACAGTCATGCAATGATGCAATGCAGCATGTAAGATTTGCGCAAAACTAGAACGACACGCAACGTCAAGATTCGTTACTGGAAACGTATATCGAAATATTATCAAGTGTTGAATCTAGATTAACACTGGTGCAAAGCCACACTTATCACGAGCCTTACCGCTCACAAGATCACATCATATCTTATTGGTTTTGATCGGTCTATTTCTGCTTTATCACATGAGACCGGTGCCTCCGAAAGACTAAAGAAAACGAAAACCAACCCATTTTTTTGCCTTTTTTGTATCGTTTTAAATGTTTGGAAGGGTGGAACGGATACGGATCCGACTTCCAGCTGA comes from Brassica rapa cultivar Chiifu-401-42 chromosome A02, CAAS_Brap_v3.01, whole genome shotgun sequence and encodes:
- the LOC103854698 gene encoding myrosinase isoform X4: MKLLHGLALVFLLAAASCKADEEITCEENNPFTCSNTDILSSKNFGKDFIFGVASSAYQIEGGRGRGVNVWDGFSHRYPEKAGSDLKNGDTTCESYTRWQKDVDVMGELNATGYRFSFAWSRIIPKGKVSRGVNQGGLDYYHKLIDALLEKNITPFVTLFHWDLPQTLQDEYEGFLDRQIIQDFKDYADLCFKEFGGKVKHWITINQLYTVPTRGYAIGTDAPGRCSPMVDTKHRCYGGNSSTEPYIVAHNQLLAHATVVDLYRTKYKFQKGKIGPVMITRWFLPFDESDPASIEAAERMNQFFHGWYMEPLTKGRYPDIMRQIVGSRLPNFTEEEAELVAGSYDFLGLNYYVTQYAQPKPNPYPSETHTAMMDAGVKLTYDNSRGEFLGPLFVEDKVNGNSYYYPKGIYYVMDYFKTKYGDPLIYVTENGFSTPSSENREQAIADYKRIDYLCSHLCFLRKVIKEKGVNVRGYFAWALGDNYEFCKGFTVRFGLSYVNWEDLDDRNLKESGKWYQRFINGTVKNAVKQDFLRSSLSSQSQKKRFADA
- the LOC103854698 gene encoding myrosinase isoform X3 — its product is MKLLHGLALVFLLAAASCKADEEITCEENNPFTCSNTDILSSKNFGKDFIFGVASSAYQIEGGRGRGVNVWDGFSHRYPEKAGSDLKNGDTTCESYTRWQKDVDVMGELNATGYRFSFAWSRIIPKGKVSRGVNQGGLDYYHKLIDALLEKNITPFVTLFHWDLPQTLQDEYEGFLDRQIIQDFKDYADLCFKEFGGKVKHWITINQLYTVPTRGYAIGTDAPGRCSPMVDTKHRCYGGNSSTEPYIVAHNQLLAHATVVDLYRTKYKFQKGKIGPVMITRWFLPFDESDPASIEAAERMNQFFHGWYMEPLTKGRYPDIMRQIVGSRLPNFTEEEAELVAGSYDFLGLNYYVTQYAQPKPNPYPSETHTAMMDAGVKLTYDNSRGEFLGPLFVEDKVNGNSYYYPKGIYYVMDYFKTKYGDPLIYVTENGFSTPSEENREQAIADYKRIDYLCSHLCFLRKVIKEKGVNVRGYFAWALGDNYEFCKGFTVRFGLSYVNWEDLDDRNLKESGKWYQRFINGTVKNAVKQDFLRSSLSSQSQKKRFADA